The genomic segment ATCGTGTAATCTCATTTACAGATATATGTCCTTCTTTTTCTTTAGAAATGAGGGACTTAGATTTTACCCTGTTCTTCTCATAGGTGACAAAATATCGATAATAGTTTTGCGAGGTCAGGTCACTGTCCGGTTGAAGAACTGATCCGACAGTGATGTGAAGCCAGTGAGCGTATTTTTTATGAACTACTGATCGGGCCCGGTTCCAAAGACCTATTATATTCTGTCTGATTTTGTTGCATATTATTTTTTTGACAGTATATTTTTGAACAAATTGTGTCTTTTGACTGTGTCCGTTTTTCATGCGTTCTTCTATAATTAAAGAAAATGTAACGGCTTACTTAAAAAAGGGTTTGTGTCCGTCGTAAGAGAATAATATTTTGCGGAATGTGCTTCGGTCGTACGACGGGCAGCCGACGTAGCGTGCCACCATTCTGGAAAACATTGACTGGCAGATTGACCAGACAGATAAACTGTAGAGTTGAAGCTGAGAAATGCCGAAGCCATCAGCTGAGTTCGGTGTTTTTTTCTTTAAGAAACTATAAAAATTGTTTGCGGAAAAATAAGCTCGGCAACGTCTGCGACTCGTCAGTCGGCAAGCTGTTTTTTATGAATCTTTCTCAAAGATCTGCGAGGGAGGGTGACAGATGAGAGCGAGCCTCAATAATCAGATCCGGAGATCGCTTCAGAACGACCTTTCGTCTCTTCATCGGACTGAATCGATACTGACAGATAAAATACACGAACTGCGTGCATTGATCGCAAAGATTGACCGGCACTTGTCTTCATTTGAACATAATCGGGCACAATTCCATTCGATTTATAATCCACGCAGTGAATGGAATGGGACAGAGCGTCGTCACTTTGATGATCATATGAATTCGGAAATACTGGATGATTACCGGTCGTTTCTCACGTCTGTCCGCCGTTTGAGAGAAGACGTTCAGGATGAAGCCAGGCGTCTGAATAACCATCTGTACCTTTGCCGGTCAGATATCCGATCGGTTCATTCTTCTCTGTCTGCGCTTAACGACTAACGAGGGGGGAATCCGGGATGAGAACCA from the Sporolactobacillus sp. Y61 genome contains:
- a CDS encoding DUF5082 family protein, with amino-acid sequence MRASLNNQIRRSLQNDLSSLHRTESILTDKIHELRALIAKIDRHLSSFEHNRAQFHSIYNPRSEWNGTERRHFDDHMNSEILDDYRSFLTSVRRLREDVQDEARRLNNHLYLCRSDIRSVHSSLSALND